In one Takifugu flavidus isolate HTHZ2018 chromosome 9, ASM371156v2, whole genome shotgun sequence genomic region, the following are encoded:
- the LOC130531684 gene encoding LOW QUALITY PROTEIN: protocadherin gamma-A5-like (The sequence of the model RefSeq protein was modified relative to this genomic sequence to represent the inferred CDS: inserted 1 base in 1 codon), which translates to MDRWISSYGALRWRLCFSRTSQILLILLYLICNVGGQIRYSIPEEMKKGSLVGNIASDLGINVQRLRSGLARIVTGENTQYTELKTDKGIFVVNERIDREQLCGDITPCSFSFDLILENPMELNHVTVEVLDINDNSPSFHQHDMQLTIGESAATGARFVLPTANDPDVGVNGLQEYYLSPNDNFVLKRYSNSDGRKYAEMVLEKPLDRERYPNLSLKLIAVDGGTPQKSGTVNIDITVLDANDNSPVFNQTVYKASVQENAPKGTFIITVNATDADSGSNGLIYYSFSKMQGSIDSVFEIDTNTGVISLSGAVDFEKNKKYEIGIEASDQGALTDSSKVIVDVIDLNDNPPVIHVMSFTSPVSEDSPPGTTIGIINVKDLDSGHNGHVNCRIQQNAPFKVKSGLKNYYTLVTDAILDRESVSDYNITVIATDAGTPSLLTKKTFNIKISDVNDNAPVFPQAVYSAPIVENNSPGVSVLTLRAKDPDENQNARISYILEDTQIGASPVSEYMSVNAESGVIHAVKSFDYEQIKELVFTVKAQDGGSPPLSSNVSVKILIQDQNDNPPQVLYPVQTGGSMVAEMVPRSADVGYLVTKVVAVDVDSGQNAWLSYKLQKATDRALFEVGLQNGEIRTIRQVSDKDAVKQRLSVIVEDNGQPSRSATVIVNVAVADSFPEVLSEFTDFAHDKEYNDNLTFYLVLALAVVSFLFITCLVVIISVKIYRWRQSRILYHSSLPVIPYYPPRYSDTLGTGTLQHVYNYEVCRTTDSRKSDCKLAELXSQNVLIMDPSSTGTMQRIQSEKSILDEPDSPLEVS; encoded by the exons ATTTGTAATGTCGGAGGACAAATCCGATATTCAATACCAGAAGAAATGAAGAAAGGCTCCCTTGTCGGTAATATTGCGTCAGACCTCGGCATAAATGTGCAGAGGCTCCGCTCTGGTTTGGCCCGGATCGTTACCGGAGAAAACACCCAGTACACGGAGCTGAAGACAGACAAAGGGATTTTCGTGGTGAACGAGAGGATAGACAGGGAGCAGCTTTGTGGAGACATAACGCCGTGCAGCTtcagctttgatttgattttagaaAATCCGATGGAGCTCAACCACGTTACGGTCGAGGTTTTGGACATTAATGATAATTCGCCCTCATTTCATCAGCACGACATGCAGCTGACAATTGGGGAATCCGCGGCAACGGGAGCACGTTTTGTTTTACCCACAGCCAATGATCCTGATGTCGGAGTGAACGGACTTCAGGAATATTATTTATCCCCAAATGATAATTTTGTCTTAAAAAGGTATTCCAATTCTGACGGCAGAAAGTATGCGGAAATGGTTCTTGAGAAGCCGCTGGATAGGGAGCGTTACCCAAATCTCTCTCTCAAGCTAATAGCCGTGGATGGTGGGACTCCACAGAAGTCTGGTACAGTAAATATTGATATAACTGTTTTAGATGCAAACGATAACTCCCCTGTTTTCAATCAAACCGTTTACAAAGCATCTGTCCAGGAAAATGCTCCAAAGGGCACGTTTATAATCACAGTAAATGCCACAGATGCAGACAGTGGATCAAATGGTTTGATTTATTATTCCTTTTCCAAAATGCAAGGCAGTATTGACAGTGTATTCGAAATTGACACAAACACTGGTGTTATTTCTCTTTCTGGTGCAGTTGActttgaaaaaaacaagaaatatgAAATTGGGATTGAAGCTTCAGATCAAGGAGCATTAACAGACTCCAGTAAAGTCATCGTGGATGTGATTGACCTGAATGATAATCCACCTGTCATTCATGTGATGTCATTCACGAGTCCTGTATCAGAGGATTCTCCTCCTGGTACAACTATTGGCATTATTAATGTAAAGGATCTTGATTCTGGCCATAATGGACATGTAAACTGTAGAATTCAACAAAATGCACCTTTTAAAGTTAAATCTGGTTTGAAGAATTATTACACTTTGGTAACAGATGCCATATTAGATCGTGAAAGTGTTTCAGATTATAATATTACTGTAATTGCCACCGATGCAGGAACTCCTTCTCTTTTGACCAAGAAAACCTTTAATATAAAGATCTCTGATGTGAATGACAATGCTCCAGTGTTTCCACAAGCTGTTTACTCTGCACCTATAGTGGAAAATAACTCTCCTGGTGTCTCTGTTCTCACGTTGAGGGCGAAAGATCCTGATGAAAATCAAAATGCCAGAATATCTTACATTTTGGAAGATACTCAGATTGGTGCATCACCAGTTTCTGAGTACATGTCTGTCAATGCTGAAAGTGGAGTGATTCACGCTGTGAAGTCCTTTGACTATGAACAAATCAAAGAGCTGGTTTTCACGGTCAAAGCTCAGGAcggaggttctcctccactcagcagcaacgtgagtgtgaaaatcctgatccaggaccagaacgataacccccctcaggttctgtacccggtccagactggaggctctatggtggctgaaatggtgcctcgttcagcagatgtgggctacctggtgactaaagtggtggctgttgatgtggactctggacagaatgcctggctctcctataaactgcagaaagccacagacagggccctgtttgaagtgggcctccagaacggagagatcagaaccatccgccaagtgtctgataaagatgccgtcaaacaaagactgagtgttatcgtggaggacaacgggcagccctctcgttcagctacagtcattgtgaacgtggcggtggccgacagcttccctgaagtgctgtcagagttcactgactttgctcacgacaaggagtacaatgacaacctgactttttacttagtcttggctttggctgtggtctccttcctcttcatcacctgtttagtggtgattatatcagtcaagatctacaggtggagacagtctcgcatcctgtatcactccagtctgcctgtcattccatattatccaccacgttactcagacactttggggacagggactctccaacacgtgtacaactacgaggtgtgcaggaccactgactccagaaagagtgactgtaagttggcagagc ctagtcagaacgtgctgataatggaccccagttctacaggaaccatgcagaggattcagagtgaaaagagcatcctggatgaaccagactctcctctAGAGGTCAGTTAA
- the LOC130531682 gene encoding protocadherin beta-16-like, whose protein sequence is MGFKMDCSWINARRGRWQQLIVIVCLYKLILVAGQARYSVPEEQAVGSVVGNIARDLGVDVSRLVTGNARIIAKGGRQFVDLNKDKGTLVIKERIDREELCGKTTPCSFSFELILENPIQLYRVTVEVIDVNDNSPSFPKEEIHLKIVENAASGTRFSLESADDPDVGVNEIQKYLLRPSDHFKLEVHSQPDGEKFIEMVLQNGLDREKQETHTLVLIGSDGGEPRRSGTVRIHITVLDANDNAPVCSQPVYKADIKENSAEGTVVTTVKANDADTGANGEVSYSIAHVAREAKRLFEVNSETGEIKVVGKLDFEKSKTYQLNVQASDHGGYTDTCKVIIQIIDENDNIPTIQMMSFTHSISEDSPPGTTIAVVNVDDADSERNGVVKCSINSDVPFKMESSLTGYYSIVTETFLDRESVPEYNITITVSDQGSPPLSNTKNINVKVSDVNDSPPKFDQAEYSKTLPENNSPGFSVFAISATDADWGQNARVSYFLEEKEINGIAVSTLVSVNSENGVIHAVRSFDYEQIKWFEFNVTARDAGSPPLSSMATVKILIQDQNDNPPQVLYPVQTGGSMVAEMVPRSADVGYLVTKVVAVDVDSGQNAWLSYKLQKATDRALFEVGLQNGEIRTIRQVSDKDAVKQRLSVIVEDNGQPSRSATVIVNVAVADSFPEVLSEFTDFAHDKEYNDNLTFYLVLALAVVSFLFITCLVVIISVKIYRWRQSRILYHSSLPVIPYYPPRYSDTLGTGTLQHVYNYEVCRTTDSRKSDCKFGRAASQNVLIMDPSSTGTMQRIQSEKSILDEPDSPLEVRFSI, encoded by the coding sequence ATGGGATTTAAAATGGATTGTTCGTGGATCAACGCTCGCAGAGGCCGATGGCAACAACTGATCGTCATTGTTTGTCTGTACAAGCTGATCTTGGTGGCTGGGCAGGCTCGATATTCCGTTCCGGAGGAGCAGGCGGTGGGATCTGTGGTCGGGAACATTGCTAGAGATTTAGGTGTGGATGTATCGAGGCTTGTGACAGGTAACGCTCGTATTATTGCAAAAGGAGGGCGACAATTTGTGGATTTGAACAAAGACAAAGGCACCCTGGTTATAAAAGAGCGGATCGACCGAGAAGAGCTGTGTGGAAAGACGACGCCCTGTAGTTTCAGTTTTGAGCTGATTTTAGAAAACCCCATCCAGCTTTATCGAGTAACAGTCGAGGTAATAGATGTGAACGACAACAGCCCGTCTTTCCCGAAAGAAGAAATCCATTTGAAAATCGTAGAAAATGCTGCTTCAGGGACGCGTTTCTCTTTGGAGAGCGCAGACGACCCGGACGTCGGTGTTAATGAGATTCAGAAATACCTTCTTAGACCTTCAGATCATTTCAAATTGGAAGTGCACAGCCAGCCGGATGGTGAAAAATTTATTGAAATGGTTTTACAGAACGGGTTAGACCGAGAGAAACAGGAGACGCACACACTGGTGCTGATTGGTTCAGATGGAGGAGAGCCGCGCAGATCAGGGACAGTTCGCATCCACATTACTGTGCTAGATGCTAATGATAATGCTCCTGTGTGTAGCCAACCTGTTTATAAAGCTGATATCAAGGAGAATTCCGCTGAAGGAACTGTTGTAACTACGGTTAAGGCAAATGACGCAGATACCGGTGCAAACGGGGAGGTGTCTTACTCAATAGCGCACGTAGCGCGAGAGGCGAAGCGGCTATTTGAAGTAAATTCTGAGACCGGAGAGATTAAAGTTGTGGGTAAATTAGATTTTGAAAAATCCAAAACGTATCAGTTAAACGTTCAGGCCAGTGATCACGGCGGATATACAGACACGTGCAAAGTTATTATTCAAATTATTGATGAGAATGACAACATTCCCACAatacagatgatgtcattcactCATTCCATATCAGAGGATTCTCCTCCAGGAACAACTATAGCTGTTGTCAACGTTGATGATGCTGATTCTGAGCGTAACGGTGTTGTGAAGTGCTCCATTAACTCTGACGTACCTTTCAAAATGGAGTCTTCATTAACAGGCTATTACTCCATAGTGACGGAAACATTCCTGGATAGAGAGAGTGTTCCCGAATACAATATCACTATAACTGTCTCTGACCAaggctctccacctctgtcaaACACTAAGAATATCAATGTGAAAGTCTCGGATGTGAATGACAGTCCACCAAAGTTTGATCAGGCAGAATACAGCAAAACTCTTCCTGAAAACAACTCTCCTGGATTCTCTGTGTTTGCGATCAGCGCTACAGATGCAGACTGGGGTCAAAATGCTCGCGTGTCTTACTTTCTAGAAGAGAAAGAGATTAATGGGATTGCTGTGTCGACCTTAGTCTCTGTAAATTCAGAAAATGGAGTCATTCATGCAGTAAGATCGTTTGATTATGAGCAAATCAAGTGGTTTGAGTTTAATGTGACTGCTCGTGATGCTGGATCCCCTCCGCTCAGCTCAATGGCTACAGTgaaaatcctgatccaggaccagaacgataacccccctcaggttctgtacccggtccagactggaggctccatggtggctgaaatggtgcctcgttcagcagatgtgggctacctggtgactaaagtggtggctgttgatgtggactctggacagaatgcctggctctcctataaactgcagaaagccacagacagggccctgtttgaagtgggcctccagaatggagagatcagaaccatccgccaagtgtctgataaagatgccgtcaaacaaagactgagtgttatcgtggaggacaacgggcagccctctcgttcagctacagtcattgtgaacgtggcggtggccgacagcttccctgaagtgctgtcagagttcactgactttgctcacgacaaggagtacaatgacaacctgactttttacttagtcttggctttggctgtggtctccttcctcttcatcacctgtttagtggttattatatcagtcaagatctacaggtggagacagtctcgcatcctgtatcactccagtctgcctgtcattccatattatccaccacgttactcagacactttggggacagggactctccaacacgtgtacaactacgaggtgtgcaggaccactgactccagaaagagtgactgtaagtttggcagagctgctagtcagaacgtgctgataatggaccccagttctacaggaaccatgcagaggattcagagtgaaaagagcatcctggatgaaccagactctcctctTGAGGTTCGTTTTTCTATTTAA
- the LOC130531691 gene encoding protocadherin gamma-A11-like, producing the protein MEIFRHERAMQWQVQAYVIVFVIGSAICQIRYSVPEEMRKGSFVGNVAEDLGIDAKRLKAGSGRIVSGESSEYIRLDADKGILVVGDRIDREKLCGQASPCSFNFEMILTNPMQLHSVVVEVLDVNDNAPVFHEKEVHIEIVENALLGTEILQESATDPDVGINALQGYTLHPTTHFNIKVVSSPNGHKYAQLYLSNALDREKEDKLLLTLTAVDGGEPQKSGTLKIHVTVLDNNDNAPIFAQSNFKASVKENVPKGTLVVKLSATDADEGMNGRVTYHFNRMSNNVAELFYLDEQSGDLKVNGRIDYEENKIYEIGVQAKDQGGQSTSTKVTIEVVDVNDNAPVITLTSFSNTIPEDSPSGTTVAIIHVKDVDSGKNGKVQCSLKSDIPFQIHSSLKNYYTLVTNGVFDRERNPEYNITFIATDEGSPPLSSNTTLTLKLSDVNDNAPVFENNYYVAHIIENNSPGLSVFSVKAHDSDFGQNARVSYLLIDSQVNGNPISTYISVNAETGDIQAIRSFDFEQIKSLSILVKGQDGGSPPLSSNTTVNLNIQDQNDNPPQVLYPVQTGGSMVAEMVPRSADVGYLVTKVVAVDVDSGQNAWLSYKLQKATDRALFEVGLQNGEIRTIRQVSDKDAVKQRLSVIVEDNGQPSRSATVIVNVAVADSFPEVLSEFTDFAHDKEYNDNLTFYLVLALAVVSFLFITCLVVIISVKIYRWRQSRILYHSSLPVIPYYPPRYSDTLGTGTLQHVYNYEVCRTTDSRKSDCKFGRAASQNVLIMDPSSTGTMQRIQSEKSILDEQDSPLEVRALTF; encoded by the coding sequence ATGGAGATTTTCAGGCATGAACGCGCGATGCAATGGCAAGTACAGGCCTACGTCATTGTCTTTGTCATAGGTAGCGCAATATGCCAGATCCGCTattctgttccagaggagatGAGAAAGGGCTCTTTCGTAGGAAACGTGGCCGAAGATTTAGGCATCGATGCAAAAAGACTGAAAGCGGGCAGCGGCCGAATTGTCAGCGGAGAAAGCAGCGAGTACATCAGACTGGACGCAGACAAAGGGATTCTCGTCGTGGGGGACAGAATCGACAGAGAGAAGCTTTGCGGTCAGGCGTCTCCCTGTAGCTTCAATTTTGAAATGATTTTGACGAATCCAATGCAGCTCCATAGCGTCGTAGTTGAAGTGCTGGACGTCAACGATAATGCGCCCGTGTTTCATGAGAAGGAAGTGCACATCGAAATTGTAGAAAATGCTCTTTTGGGAACGGAAATACTGCAGGAGAGCGCGACTGATCCTGATGTTGGCATCAACGCTTTGCAAGGCTATACATTGCACCCGACCACTCACTTTAACATCAAGGTGGTGTCCAGCCCGAACGGCCATAAATACGCACAGCTGTACCTCTCTAACGCGCTGGACCGAGAGAAGGAGGACAAGCTGCTTCTCACGCTGACGGCTGTGGATGGGGGcgagccacagaagtcagggacTCTGAAAATACATGTCACTGTGCTAGATAATAATGACAATGCCCCGATTTTTGCGCAATCGAATTTTAAAGCATCGGTCAAAGAAAATGTTCCCAAAGGAACCTTAGTGGTGAAGCTCAGCGCGACAGATGCAGATGAAGGCATGAACGGGCGAGTCACCTACCATTTTAATCGCATGTCTAATAATGTGGCTGAATTGTTTTATCTGGATGAGCAGAGCGGGGATTTGAAAGTAAACGGTAGGATTGATTATGAAGAGAATAAGATTTATGAGATTGGCGTGCAGGCTAAAGATCAAGGTGGCCAAAGCACATCGACCAAAGTGACTATTGAAGTGGTGGACGTTAATGACAATGCACCAGTGATAACACTAACCTCCTTTTCCAATACCATCCCTGAGGATTCTCCCAGTGGAACTACTGTAGCCATTATACACGTTAAAGATGTGGATTCTGGCAAAAATGGTAAAGTACAATGCTCATTAAAAAGTGATATTCCATTCCAAATTCACTCATCTCTGAAGAATTATTATACTCTGGTGACAAATGGTGTGTTTGATAGGGAGCGTAACCCTGAATATAATATTACTTTCATCGCTACAGATGAAGGTAGCCCACCACTCTCGAGTAATACAACATTAACACTTAAATTATCAGATGTCAATGATAATGCACCagtttttgaaaataattattatGTAGCTCATATCATCGAAAATAATTCTCCTGGATTGTCTGTGTTTTCAGTAAAAGCGCACGACTCTGACTTTGGGCAGAATGCTCGTGTGTCTTACCTGCTTATCGATTCTCAGGTCAATGGAAACCCTATATCCACATATATATCTGTGAATGCAGAAACTGGAGATATCCAGGCAATTCGATCATTTGACTTTGAGCAAATCAAATCCCTGAGTATTTTAGTGAAAGGCCAAGATGGAGGCTCTCCACCATTAAGCAGCAACACTACTGTAAACTTGAATATTCAAGATCAGAACGATAACCctcctcaggttctgtacccggtccagactggaggctctatggtggctgaaatggtgcctcgttcagcagatgtgggctacctggtgactaaagtggtggctgttgatgtggactctggacagaatgcctggctctcctataaactgcagaaagccacagacagggccctgtttgaagtgggcctccagaatggagagatcagaaccatccgccaagtgtctgataaagatgccgtcaaacaaagactgagtgttatcgtggaggacaacgggcagccctctcgttcagctacagtcattgtgaacgtggcggtggccgacagcttccctgaagtgctgtcagagttcactgactttgcacacgacaaggagtacaatgacaacctgactttttacttagtcttagctttggctgtggtctccttcctcttcatcacctgtttagtggttattatatcagtcaagatctacaggtggagacagtctcgcatcctgtatcactccagtctgcctgtcattccatattatccaccacgttactcagacactttggggacagggactctccaacacgtgtacaactacgaggtgtgcaggaccactgactccagaaagagtgactgtaagtttggcagagctgctagtcagaacgtgctgataatggaccccagttctacaggaaccatgcagaggattcagagtgAAAAGAGCATCCTGGATGAACAAGACTCTCCTCTAGAGGTGAGGGCTTTaacattttaa
- the LOC130531718 gene encoding protocadherin beta-1-like has product MGFFIPCAMALGNSSFCPKLRSRSVWTTLLFFCSLIQSAVCQIRYTIPEELKRGSLIGNVAQDLGLDLQRLRSGRARILTRQSIQYTELKTDKGILVVNEKIDREKLCGDVTPCSFSFEVILENPMELHRLTVEITDINDNAPTFRKEEIKFEISESATLGSRFLLPSAEDADVGSNDIQKYILSTNDIFGLKQHSSPDGRKYAEMVLEKPLDRESEPRLSLKLIAVDGGAPHKSGTVKIEITVLDANDNPPIFNQTLYKAAVSEKALKGTYITAVNASDADSGSNCLITYRFSNMKEQLADVFHLDENTGIITLIGQVDYEKDKKHEVMVEATDKGGLTDSSKVMIEVLDENDNAPAINVMSFSSTVPEDAPVGTTVAIINVVDADSEQNGKIACTTDSSPPFKIKPTLTNYYALLTDAGFDRELVSHYNITVKATDSGAPALTSKTILH; this is encoded by the coding sequence ATGGGATTCTTTATTCCGTGTGCAATGGCGTTGGGAAACTCGTCTTTTTGTCCTAAATTGCGCAGCAGGTCAGTGTGGACgactctccttttcttctgctcgCTCATTCAGAGTGCCGTTTGCCAGATCAGATATACGATTCCAGAGGAGCTGAAAAGGGGCTCTCTTATAGGTAATGTAGCGCAGGATCTTGGCTTGGATTTACAAAGATTGCGGTCGGGTCGAGCTCGCATCCTGACCAGACAAAGCATCCAGTACACCGAGCTCAAAACAGACAAAGGCATTTTAGTCGTGAACGAGAAAATAGACCGAGAGAAGCTTTGTGGGGACGTCACGCCGTGTAGCTTCAGCTTTGAGGTGATCTTGGAAAATCCCATGGAGCTGCACCGGTTAACTGTGGAAATAACAGACATAAATGACAATGCCCCGACGTTTAGAAAGGAGGAAATTAAATTCGAAATCAGCGAATCGGCAACACTGGGGTCGCGTTTTTTGCTGCCCAGCGCGGAGGATGCAGACGTAGGCAGCAACGATATCCAGAAATATATCCTCAGTACGAATGACATATTCGGTTTGAAGCAACATTCCAGTCCAGATGGTCGAAAATATGCCGAGATGGTCCTAGAGAAGCCGTTAGACAGAGAAAGCGAGCCGAGATTGTCTCTGAAGCTCATCGCTGTTGATGGCGGGGCGCCGCATAAATCTGGAACAGTAAAGATCGAAATAACGGTGCTCGATGCGAATGATAATCCTCCAATTTTTAACCAAACGCTTTACAAGGCTGCTGTTTCTGAGAAGGCATTAAAAGGCACTTATATAACAGCTGTAAATGCCAGTGATGCAGATAGCGGATCAAATTGTCTGATCACCTATAGATTCTCAAACATGAAAGAGCAACTTGCTGACGTATTTCATTTAGACGAGAATACAGGTATCATCACACTAATAGGACAAGTAGATTATGAAAAGGATAAAAAACATGAAGTTATGGTCGAAGCTACGGATAAAGGTGGCCTAACAGATTCAAGTAAAGTAATGATTGAGGTTTTAGACGAGAATGACAATGCGCCAGCCATAAATGTGATGTCATTCTCCAGCACTGTGCCGGAAGATGCGCctgtagggaccacagtagcaATAATTAACGTCGTTGACGCAGATTCCGAGCAGAACGGTAAAATAGCTTGTACCACGGACAGTAGCCccccttttaaaataaaaccaacctTAACAAACTACTATGCATTATTGACAGATGCTGGATTTGACAGAGAACTTGTATCACACTATAACATAACTGTAAAAGCAACTGATTCCGGCGCACCTGCCTTGACAAGCAAAACAATTTTACACTGA